TCGAGAACTTCATCCTCAAGATCCGGGAGGAAGTAATCGACAATCTGAGGTTCCTTTATTGGCCTGCCGCCTTCAAGAATTGCTTCAAGACTGGAAAACTCTCCGGCCACGACCTGTTTACCAAGGCCAGTGAGAGGAATCCATTCTTCCTGTTCATAGGCCATTATTTCAGCTCCTTCATTATTGCATCTTCAGCCGCTTCGACATTTTCTTTAAGGTCGCCTGCCTTTTCAGGCTGATATGCTACGATATGAGCGCCCTTTACTCTGTCGTCATCCGGAAGAATCTCTTCTCCGTGCGGTATATTTAGTCCGGCAGCCACAGCACCTTTAAGTGCAGCAAAGACCTTTGCACCGTATGTTGCACGGTGAAGACCTATGTCAAGAATTGCCTCTTCATATCCTGCATTGAATGCCTTTACTGCAAAGAGCATTCCTGTAAGATATGCTGCTGGTGTGTTACCGCTGTAACCCTTATATCCAAATTTCTCAAGTTCGCCCGAATATGCAGCTACGAGAGTTCTGTCACCCTCAAGACCTGCTTCAACGAGCTGACAGATTACCTGCCTGTTTGTAATGCGAACCACCATACGGGGTTTGCCTGAAACAACAAGTTTTGAACGCTTATAATAATCTGTCTTACCTTCCCTTCTCCTGCGGAACGCAACAAAATATCTTGGTCCGGTTGCCATTTATTCCATCCTCCCTGAAATATGCTCAAGCTGAGCCTTCATGTGGGCGACATTTCTGAACTGTCCACCGGAAGCTTTTCTATACATTATTCTGTAAAGATGAGCGTCAATCTGACCTTCGTCACGCATTACGCGGAGTTCTCTTCTGATTGCACGGATCTTCTTAATCCATTCTCTCTTGGACGGAGTACGTGCACC
The sequence above is a segment of the Methanoplanus limicola DSM 2279 genome. Coding sequences within it:
- a CDS encoding 50S ribosomal protein L18, coding for MATGPRYFVAFRRRREGKTDYYKRSKLVVSGKPRMVVRITNRQVICQLVEAGLEGDRTLVAAYSGELEKFGYKGYSGNTPAAYLTGMLFAVKAFNAGYEEAILDIGLHRATYGAKVFAALKGAVAAGLNIPHGEEILPDDDRVKGAHIVAYQPEKAGDLKENVEAAEDAIMKELK